A DNA window from Thermosynechococcaceae cyanobacterium Okahandja contains the following coding sequences:
- a CDS encoding nucleotidyltransferase substrate binding protein yields MVGSRSTVREAFKRGLISDGEVWMDMIDKRSLSSHTYNEAVALAIVEAVVNRYYPAFLELKRRFLGEV; encoded by the coding sequence CTGGTGGGTTCCCGCAGTACGGTACGGGAGGCGTTTAAGCGCGGGCTCATCAGTGACGGAGAGGTGTGGATGGACATGATTGACAAGCGCAGCCTTTCCAGTCACACTTACAACGAAGCTGTGGCCTTGGCTATCGTGGAGGCGGTGGTGAATCGTTACTATCCGGCTTTTCTGGAACTGAAACGACGCTTTTTAGGTGAGGTGTGA
- a CDS encoding nucleotidyltransferase domain-containing protein — protein sequence MSQSDFGLSAVTIAAIRQILAQDSAVELAVLFGSRAKGTHRPSSDIDLVLVGAKLDIDRLGRLTRQLEESSIPYQIDLCWLQTINNPALLGHIERVGKVFYVRNALHDEST from the coding sequence GTGAGCCAGTCTGATTTTGGTTTATCTGCCGTTACAATTGCAGCCATACGCCAAATCTTGGCGCAGGATTCAGCGGTGGAGCTAGCGGTTTTGTTTGGCTCGCGCGCTAAGGGGACACACCGACCTAGCTCGGACATCGACCTTGTCTTGGTTGGGGCGAAGTTGGATATCGACAGGCTAGGGCGTCTGACTCGGCAGTTGGAAGAATCATCGATTCCCTACCAAATTGATCTGTGCTGGCTGCAGACGATCAATAACCCTGCACTACTTGGGCACATCGAGCGGGTGGGCAAGGTATTTTATGTGCGGAATGCTCTGCACGACGAGAGCACTTAG
- a CDS encoding SufS family cysteine desulfurase produces the protein MTIASSRSLADLCRADFPILAQQVHDRPLIYFDNAATSQKPLAVLNALEEYYRHYNANVHRGVHTLSAQATTAYEGAREKVAEFINAASAAEVIYTRNASEAINLVARSWGMTTLQAGDEIILTVMEHHSNLIPWQFVAQQTGAQLKFVELTPEQTFDLAHYERLLSDRTRLVAVAHVSNTLGCVNPIPDIVRLAHGKGARVLVDACQSVPHLPVDVQQLGCDWLVASGHKMCAPTGIGFLWGRAELLRQMPPFLGGGEMIADVFLDHATYADIPHKFEAGTPAIAEAIALGAAIDYLNQWGMERIHAYEQELTDYLFARLQTLPSVTVYGPPSGDRAALASFTVGEVHPHDLSTILDQAGIAIRAGHHCTQPLHRYLGVQSTARASLYFYNTREEIDQFIAALGEAIEFFGEVFA, from the coding sequence ATGACGATCGCCTCTAGCCGCTCCCTTGCTGATCTGTGCCGTGCTGACTTTCCGATTTTGGCGCAGCAGGTACACGATCGCCCCCTGATTTACTTCGACAATGCGGCCACGTCCCAAAAGCCCTTAGCGGTCTTAAATGCCCTTGAGGAGTACTACCGCCACTACAATGCCAATGTGCATCGGGGGGTACACACGCTCAGTGCCCAAGCCACCACCGCTTACGAAGGGGCGCGGGAAAAAGTTGCCGAGTTTATCAATGCCGCCAGTGCTGCCGAAGTGATCTATACCCGCAATGCCAGCGAAGCCATTAACCTCGTGGCGCGCAGTTGGGGGATGACCACACTCCAGGCGGGGGATGAGATCATCCTCACGGTGATGGAGCACCACAGCAATTTAATTCCGTGGCAGTTTGTGGCGCAGCAGACGGGTGCCCAACTCAAGTTTGTTGAGTTAACGCCGGAGCAAACGTTTGATTTGGCGCATTACGAGCGTTTACTGAGCGATCGCACCCGCTTGGTGGCGGTGGCCCATGTCTCGAATACCCTCGGCTGTGTGAACCCAATTCCCGACATTGTCCGCCTTGCTCACGGGAAGGGGGCGCGGGTCTTGGTGGATGCCTGCCAAAGTGTGCCCCACCTACCGGTGGATGTGCAGCAGTTGGGCTGTGACTGGCTGGTGGCCTCGGGCCATAAGATGTGTGCCCCCACCGGTATTGGCTTTTTGTGGGGGCGGGCGGAGCTATTGCGGCAGATGCCGCCCTTTCTGGGGGGCGGTGAGATGATTGCCGATGTGTTCCTCGATCATGCCACCTACGCCGATATTCCCCATAAGTTTGAGGCGGGCACCCCCGCCATTGCCGAGGCGATCGCCCTTGGGGCGGCCATTGACTACCTAAACCAGTGGGGGATGGAGCGCATCCACGCCTACGAACAGGAACTGACGGACTACCTCTTTGCAAGGTTACAGACCCTGCCCAGTGTTACAGTCTATGGCCCTCCATCGGGCGATCGGGCGGCCTTAGCCAGCTTTACGGTCGGGGAGGTGCATCCCCACGATCTCTCAACCATTTTGGATCAGGCCGGGATTGCCATCCGCGCCGGGCACCACTGCACCCAACCGCTACACCGCTACTTGGGGGTTCAGTCCACTGCCCGAGCCAGTTTGTACTTCTACAATACCCGTGAGGAGATTGATCAGTTTATTGCCGCCCTTGGTGAGGCGATTGAGTTCTTTGGCGAGGTGTTTGCCTAG
- a CDS encoding DUF4912 domain-containing protein, which yields MPKDRPPLEEMTLRQLRRVASELQVSRYSRMRKDQLLAAIREKQAEANGTTTIPVQPVPSTLESQEKVEAAKFDLGPAQDEVVLATVDEGLGDLPGGYGESRIVLMPRDPQWAYTYWDVPNEHREELRRKGGQQLALRLYDATNINLDSQIPHSVQEYPCDELAREWYLPIPVSDRDYVVEIGYRCPDGRWLVLARSAPVHIPPTYPSDWVWDQFITVDWEMDLRGKTLFDLGAPLAGTAEPNPIYEGIFAMAEGAEAQRVAGSLFGSMHQVPGSISQLPEMAISSYVFPSGVGLWAVPTVSGLTLSGVGFSASAAPIRPRKFWLVADAELIVYGATEPDATVTIGGRPIKLNPDGTFRFQMSFQDGLIDFPILAVAADGEQNRAIHMKFTRETPERRTNTKEEAVLEWLA from the coding sequence ATGCCGAAAGATCGCCCCCCCTTAGAAGAAATGACGTTGCGGCAGTTGCGGCGGGTGGCCAGTGAACTGCAAGTGTCCCGCTACAGCCGTATGCGTAAAGATCAACTCCTCGCTGCCATCCGTGAAAAACAGGCAGAAGCCAACGGAACAACCACCATTCCGGTACAACCTGTCCCCTCTACATTGGAGTCGCAAGAAAAAGTGGAAGCAGCAAAATTCGATCTCGGTCCCGCGCAAGATGAAGTCGTTCTCGCCACCGTCGATGAAGGCTTAGGGGATTTGCCCGGTGGCTATGGCGAAAGCCGCATTGTCCTCATGCCCCGGGATCCGCAGTGGGCCTACACCTACTGGGATGTTCCCAACGAGCACCGCGAGGAACTACGGCGCAAAGGGGGGCAGCAGTTGGCGCTGCGCCTGTACGATGCCACCAACATTAACCTCGATAGTCAAATTCCCCACAGTGTTCAGGAGTACCCCTGCGATGAGTTGGCGCGGGAGTGGTACCTGCCGATTCCGGTGAGCGATCGCGACTACGTGGTGGAAATTGGCTACCGCTGTCCCGATGGGCGCTGGTTAGTGCTAGCGCGCTCTGCTCCGGTGCACATTCCCCCCACCTATCCCTCCGATTGGGTCTGGGATCAATTTATTACCGTGGATTGGGAGATGGACTTGCGGGGCAAAACCCTCTTTGATCTGGGGGCACCCTTGGCGGGCACGGCAGAACCCAATCCCATTTACGAGGGCATCTTTGCCATGGCCGAAGGAGCGGAAGCGCAGCGGGTGGCCGGATCCCTCTTTGGCTCGATGCACCAAGTGCCCGGGTCAATCTCCCAGTTGCCGGAAATGGCCATTAGTTCCTACGTGTTTCCCTCGGGCGTGGGTCTGTGGGCGGTGCCAACGGTGTCTGGTCTCACCCTGTCGGGGGTGGGCTTCTCTGCCTCGGCAGCCCCGATTCGTCCCCGCAAGTTCTGGTTGGTGGCGGATGCCGAACTCATTGTCTATGGAGCCACCGAGCCGGATGCCACCGTTACCATTGGCGGTCGCCCGATTAAGCTGAATCCCGATGGCACGTTCCGCTTCCAGATGTCGTTCCAGGATGGGTTAATTGACTTCCCGATCTTGGCGGTGGCGGCGGATGGGGAGCAAAACCGCGCCATCCACATGAAGTTTACCCGCGAAACCCCTGAGCGCCGCACCAATACGAAGGAGGAAGCGGTGCTGGAGTGGCTGGCCTAG
- a CDS encoding NUDIX hydrolase — protein sequence MAAGAVVHVALAILYQGDRVLMQLRDDCATILYPGHWGLFGGHLEAGETPVAGVVREVYEEIGYRLPEFHFFGEYVDAQAQRSVFVAPLTCDLAALDLREGQGMDLVPYESVVQGVHFATLLGEARPLGRIHQRILGDFFARGNSPVST from the coding sequence ATGGCGGCAGGCGCGGTTGTCCATGTTGCTCTTGCCATTCTTTACCAAGGCGATCGCGTCCTGATGCAGTTGCGGGATGATTGCGCAACGATTCTTTACCCAGGGCACTGGGGGCTATTTGGCGGTCACCTCGAGGCGGGGGAAACCCCAGTGGCAGGGGTTGTGCGGGAAGTCTATGAAGAAATTGGCTACCGTCTGCCGGAGTTTCACTTTTTTGGCGAGTACGTTGATGCGCAGGCGCAACGCTCGGTGTTTGTTGCCCCCCTCACCTGTGATCTTGCGGCTCTTGATCTGCGTGAAGGACAGGGCATGGACTTGGTGCCCTACGAATCGGTGGTGCAGGGGGTTCACTTTGCCACCCTTCTCGGGGAAGCTCGCCCCCTCGGTAGGATTCACCAGCGGATTTTAGGGGATTTTTTTGCTAGGGGTAACTCACCTGTCTCAACCTAG
- a CDS encoding DUF1815 family protein — MFYRLAEQHRQFIRDLVLNLQALAIALEHRGFMASCYTCGGELNSASFMVSLADNHLIRFLVSDYGITWTEMRDDRELMKLEGAEAINQLQELANLLKECHSIPVTA, encoded by the coding sequence ATGTTTTACCGCTTAGCCGAACAACATCGCCAGTTCATCCGCGACCTTGTGCTGAATTTGCAGGCTCTGGCGATCGCCCTTGAGCACCGTGGCTTCATGGCCTCCTGCTACACCTGCGGTGGCGAGCTAAACAGTGCCTCCTTCATGGTGAGCTTGGCCGACAACCACCTAATCCGCTTTTTAGTCTCTGACTACGGCATTACTTGGACGGAAATGCGCGATGATCGCGAACTCATGAAGCTTGAGGGCGCAGAAGCCATCAATCAACTGCAAGAATTGGCAAATCTGCTCAAAGAGTGCCACAGCATCCCCGTGACCGCCTAA
- the asnB gene encoding asparagine synthase (glutamine-hydrolyzing) codes for MCGLTGFWQQGGCSHDEAVTLVRRMTDTLVHRGPDDFGEWVDEAAGMAMGHRRLSILDLSPAGHQPMVSASGRYVIAYNGEIYNHLELRRDLEAQGAAPPWRGHSDTETLLAAIEAWGVKNTLQRCVGMFAFALWNRDSRLLTLARDRLGEKPLYYGWQQGVFLFGSELKALRAHPAFVGEIERDALALFFRYNYIPAPYSIYEDVFKLPPGTYLEVAGTQSTQPIPYWSFADSVAKGQAHPFSDSETDAVNELERLLQQAVAGQMLADVPLGAFLSGGIDSSTVVALMQAQSKQPVRTFTIGFREGEYNEAKHAKTVARYLGTDHTELYVTPQEAMGVIPRLPELYDEPFADSSQIPTFLVAQLARQHVTVSLSGDGGDELFGGYNRYFLVDRLWRRIGWMPKGLRTSLSSLLTALPPKYWNHLFSVFSHLLPQRYRYANPGDKLHKLAEVLNAAEPEAIYYALVSHWKTPSSLVLGTTEPPTVPTQEQPWLQGADFRHRMMALDTLSYLPDDILVKVDRVAMGVSLETRVPLLDHRLVEFAWQLPVGLKIRNGQGKWLLRQVLYRYVPQELIERPKMGFGVPIDHWLRGELRDWAEDLLNEHRLREAGYLNPQPVRQLWDEHLSGRRNWQFHLWDVLMWQAWYRATVG; via the coding sequence ATGTGTGGATTGACGGGATTTTGGCAACAGGGGGGCTGCTCGCACGATGAAGCAGTCACTCTTGTGCGGCGAATGACCGATACCCTAGTCCACCGCGGTCCAGATGATTTTGGGGAATGGGTTGATGAGGCGGCAGGGATGGCAATGGGTCACCGGCGGCTTTCGATCCTTGACCTTTCCCCTGCGGGGCACCAGCCGATGGTATCCGCTTCGGGTCGCTACGTGATTGCCTACAATGGTGAGATTTACAACCACCTTGAACTGCGGCGAGACTTAGAGGCCCAGGGCGCGGCTCCTCCTTGGCGAGGGCATTCAGATACGGAAACGTTACTAGCAGCAATTGAAGCGTGGGGGGTCAAGAACACACTTCAACGCTGTGTGGGCATGTTTGCTTTTGCTCTCTGGAACCGTGACAGCCGCCTACTGACACTGGCTCGCGATCGCCTTGGCGAAAAGCCACTGTACTACGGTTGGCAGCAGGGCGTGTTTTTATTTGGCTCTGAGCTAAAGGCACTGCGCGCCCATCCTGCATTTGTGGGTGAAATTGAACGAGACGCACTCGCTCTCTTTTTCCGGTACAACTACATTCCGGCACCCTACTCGATTTATGAAGATGTTTTTAAGCTGCCACCGGGAACGTACCTAGAAGTTGCAGGGACGCAGAGCACTCAGCCCATTCCCTACTGGTCGTTTGCGGACAGTGTGGCCAAAGGGCAAGCTCACCCCTTTTCTGACTCTGAGACCGACGCTGTCAACGAACTAGAACGGCTGCTCCAGCAGGCAGTTGCCGGACAAATGCTGGCTGATGTACCGTTGGGGGCATTTTTATCGGGAGGGATTGACTCCTCAACGGTTGTGGCTCTGATGCAGGCACAGTCAAAGCAGCCTGTGCGCACGTTCACGATTGGGTTTCGTGAAGGCGAGTACAATGAAGCGAAACATGCCAAAACGGTGGCGCGGTACTTGGGCACGGATCATACCGAGCTATACGTAACGCCCCAAGAGGCGATGGGGGTGATTCCTCGCTTGCCTGAACTCTACGATGAGCCGTTTGCTGACTCCTCGCAAATTCCAACGTTTTTAGTGGCCCAGCTTGCACGGCAGCACGTTACCGTCAGTCTTTCAGGGGATGGTGGTGATGAGTTGTTTGGTGGCTACAACCGTTACTTTTTGGTTGATCGTTTGTGGCGGCGTATAGGGTGGATGCCTAAAGGGTTACGTACCTCCCTGTCCTCCCTTTTAACTGCATTGCCCCCAAAGTACTGGAATCATCTCTTTTCTGTCTTTAGCCACCTGCTACCCCAGCGCTATCGCTATGCTAATCCGGGGGATAAGCTGCACAAGCTTGCCGAAGTGTTGAATGCTGCTGAGCCGGAGGCGATCTATTATGCACTAGTGTCTCACTGGAAAACACCCTCTTCCCTTGTTTTAGGCACTACAGAGCCACCTACAGTGCCCACGCAAGAACAGCCTTGGTTACAAGGGGCCGATTTCCGCCACCGTATGATGGCACTGGATACCCTAAGTTACCTACCCGATGACATTCTGGTGAAAGTGGATCGGGTTGCAATGGGGGTCAGTTTGGAAACTCGGGTGCCGCTGCTGGATCATCGGCTGGTTGAGTTTGCGTGGCAACTACCCGTTGGGCTGAAAATTCGCAATGGCCAAGGCAAATGGCTGTTACGCCAAGTGCTTTACCGCTATGTCCCTCAGGAGCTTATCGAGCGACCTAAAATGGGCTTTGGAGTGCCAATTGATCACTGGCTGCGGGGAGAATTACGGGATTGGGCAGAGGATTTACTCAATGAACATCGGCTGCGGGAGGCGGGCTACCTGAACCCACAACCGGTGCGACAATTGTGGGACGAGCACTTGTCTGGCCGACGGAACTGGCAGTTTCACCTGTGGGATGTCTTAATGTGGCAGGCTTGGTATCGGGCAACAGTGGGTTAG
- a CDS encoding OB-fold nucleic acid binding domain-containing protein, with protein sequence MKIIGRRVVGWEAVYDIGLAADHNFLLANGVIAANCFNKSHSTAYGYVTYQTAFLKANFPVEYMAALLTSNSGDQDKVQRYIATCLSMGIEVLPPDVNRSRIDFTPVDEKILFGLSAVRNVGQGAIEAILAAREEGGAFQSLADFCDRVDSRVLNRRALEALINCGAMDALHPQRNRRQLLVDLPLVLDWAQGRAKDRAIGQVNLFDLMGGSTSQEPTGSYDPAPTAAPVPDLPESEKLRQEKELLGFYVSNHPLKDVRRPAAMIAPISLGDLEHYSGEGMISAIVLLTELKPITTKKGDRMAIAQLEDLTGQAEAVIFPKAYERIHEHLQPDHRLLVWGSLDHREERLQLVIEDAEPLEEVKLVMVQLPVEKASDIQAQNRLSEVLKQQVGDLPKVPVVVKVTDGRHHQYVRLGAQFRVEDADRTRRALSSAGFEAEASELLSLKL encoded by the coding sequence GTGAAAATTATTGGCCGACGGGTCGTAGGTTGGGAAGCCGTTTATGACATTGGCTTGGCGGCAGACCATAACTTCTTGCTGGCCAACGGCGTAATTGCGGCCAATTGCTTTAATAAATCTCACTCTACAGCTTACGGCTACGTCACCTACCAAACGGCCTTTCTGAAGGCAAATTTTCCGGTGGAGTACATGGCGGCGCTGCTGACGTCCAATAGCGGCGATCAGGATAAGGTGCAGCGCTACATTGCCACCTGCTTGAGTATGGGGATTGAGGTGCTGCCGCCGGATGTCAATCGATCGCGCATTGACTTTACGCCAGTGGATGAAAAAATTCTCTTTGGCTTATCGGCGGTACGCAATGTGGGTCAAGGAGCCATTGAAGCTATTCTGGCGGCGCGGGAAGAGGGGGGGGCGTTCCAAAGCCTTGCTGACTTTTGCGATCGCGTCGATAGCCGTGTGCTGAACCGTCGTGCCCTTGAAGCCCTAATTAACTGTGGTGCCATGGATGCCCTCCACCCGCAGCGGAACCGCCGCCAACTGCTGGTGGATTTACCCCTAGTGTTGGACTGGGCACAGGGGCGCGCCAAGGATCGCGCCATTGGTCAGGTGAATCTCTTTGATCTGATGGGGGGCAGCACCAGTCAGGAGCCTACCGGCAGTTATGATCCGGCTCCGACGGCTGCGCCGGTACCGGATTTACCGGAATCGGAAAAGTTACGCCAAGAAAAGGAATTGCTCGGCTTTTACGTTTCTAACCATCCCCTGAAGGATGTACGTCGCCCAGCAGCCATGATTGCCCCCATTAGTCTCGGAGACTTGGAACACTACAGCGGCGAGGGCATGATTAGCGCCATTGTCTTACTGACAGAGCTAAAGCCCATTACCACCAAAAAAGGGGATCGGATGGCGATCGCCCAGTTGGAGGATTTGACGGGACAGGCAGAGGCGGTGATCTTTCCCAAGGCCTACGAGCGCATTCACGAACACCTACAGCCGGATCACCGCTTACTGGTGTGGGGCAGCCTCGATCACCGCGAGGAACGCCTCCAGTTAGTCATTGAAGATGCCGAACCCCTAGAGGAGGTGAAACTGGTCATGGTGCAACTGCCGGTGGAGAAAGCAAGCGATATCCAAGCACAAAATCGCCTCTCGGAGGTCCTCAAGCAGCAGGTGGGAGACCTGCCCAAAGTACCCGTTGTCGTGAAAGTCACCGATGGCCGCCACCACCAGTACGTGCGCCTCGGTGCCCAGTTCCGCGTGGAGGATGCCGATCGCACCCGCCGTGCCCTGAGCAGTGCCGGTTTTGAGGCGGAGGCCAGCGAACTCCTCAGCCTGAAGCTCTAG
- a CDS encoding alpha/beta hydrolase has product MTELSLNWQHQYLCVNRVRLHYVTQGTGDLVILLHGFPEFWYSWRFQIPVLARHFKVVVPDLRGYNDSEKPDHGYDLETLSQDVVGLIQELGYERAHLVGHDCGGLIAWHVAARFPHLVQHLAVLNTPHPYRTGQELWQQLEQFWRNWPLLVCHIPGLAEYWLGQNLQSFLQDLFQRYSIRKAAFSAETLQLYQAALEKAGAIAAVLKSYRHLCSPQQWWQLLQQHKEAIASPTLVLWGADDPLAHPKLAEGMEQWIHAPWRLKWLPECGHWAQQEVPGLVNRELLGFLRA; this is encoded by the coding sequence ATGACCGAATTGTCCTTAAACTGGCAGCATCAGTACCTCTGCGTGAACCGCGTCCGTCTGCACTACGTGACCCAAGGGACGGGTGATCTCGTTATTTTACTCCACGGCTTTCCAGAATTTTGGTACTCGTGGCGATTTCAAATTCCAGTTTTAGCCCGCCATTTCAAAGTGGTCGTGCCGGATCTGCGGGGCTATAACGACTCCGAGAAGCCTGATCATGGCTACGATCTGGAAACCCTCAGCCAAGATGTGGTGGGGCTGATTCAGGAGTTGGGTTATGAGCGGGCGCACCTAGTGGGTCATGACTGCGGTGGCCTCATTGCTTGGCATGTGGCAGCGCGGTTTCCCCACCTCGTACAGCACTTGGCAGTGCTCAACACGCCCCATCCCTACCGCACGGGTCAAGAGTTGTGGCAGCAGTTGGAGCAGTTTTGGCGCAACTGGCCGCTGCTGGTGTGTCATATTCCCGGTTTGGCGGAATACTGGCTGGGTCAAAATTTACAGAGCTTTCTCCAGGATTTGTTTCAGCGCTACTCTATCCGTAAAGCGGCATTTTCGGCAGAAACCCTACAACTGTATCAGGCGGCACTCGAAAAAGCGGGGGCGATCGCCGCGGTTCTGAAGAGTTATCGTCACCTTTGTTCGCCGCAGCAGTGGTGGCAGTTGTTGCAGCAGCATAAAGAAGCCATTGCCAGCCCCACCCTTGTCCTCTGGGGCGCTGACGATCCCCTTGCTCACCCCAAACTTGCCGAGGGGATGGAACAGTGGATTCACGCACCATGGCGGCTGAAATGGCTGCCCGAGTGTGGCCACTGGGCACAGCAGGAAGTGCCGGGTCTGGTCAATCGGGAACTACTCGGCTTTTTACGGGCATAA